From the genome of Phlebotomus papatasi isolate M1 chromosome 2, Ppap_2.1, whole genome shotgun sequence:
tgccgatctcgAACTAAAAATCGACACACTCTCACCATGCTACTATTGCCGATAGGTGGGGCTGGTACTCCTAGTAGAGAGAATACTCGCGAGGGGCCAAGCATAATGTACGAGGTGTACGTACAAGGATAAAAAAATTTGACGAAGTTTTACGGCCAGTTGCCACCTGAGGCTAAGTTAGTAACCACATCTGAATGGATTTGAGGCTGTTCGTTGGCAAATAAAACGCTCGCTCTTCCGCACACCACTCTTTCGTGACAACctaatagggtagagtaagcccttttcgccaccttaaggttttgtacccttgtaattcttacaatttttgtcaaaataaaaagaaattttctgtacaagtgctttgaagcattgtctctccaatgaaccaggagacttttcgggaatttttgggcatctagttgaaaaaatacatttcctgcaacaatgcatgtttcagtacttttcgccactttgtaaacagtttttcgccactgtgtaagcactttttcgccactggtttttaattgatttttaagaaacagcagctttcgaaaacccgcaaaagtacattgcacagtacttttcttatttaacgcctatattagacaattattagagtatttcgaatgattctttgcacattttttgtttgcgacaaaaatcaattgacaattacgtctgtttcaactaaattccgcgaggtgcgccacttgtaaaatgcttggaaaaatgagtggcgaaaagtacttacacagcagaaaaaagtaagccctatttcaccacatccgtatttctttatttttttggaaaacattattaaataatgatattagagcgaagcttagttaatagcaaagtgactttcattgaaaaaatatcaaatactgtactgcaaaaatataaaatattgcaagacaatttgtctgagcgttgacaagtttattaagaactccatatttttttggtgactgttcaccttgtcgacaatttcttcaattaacttgcaaataatctagtcggtggagcaccagttatggttttctgatccgttggactagaggttacgaagtaatagtcatttcgtagttccatgagctcataattccctgaaaaagtgattttatttgtaggtggcgaaaaagtgcttactggcgaaaaagtactgactctaccctagtcATAAATCCTCGTTCACCGAAGTCTGAGATATATTCGCCAAGACAAGGTCCTCTCTTCCGTCAGTCTTTACCGGAAATTTCGACTAGAGTCCAGGGTTCACCGCGTAGAGGTGGAACCCTTAAAGCCCCTAAATTAAAAATCGacaaatcggcacaattttacTAAGAAATCGGCAGATCAGCAAAATTTGTATAGAACCAAAAATTGACAGATCAGCACGTGATCGACAAATCCGTGCAAATTCGGCAAATCGGCacattttttacaaaagatcGGCACTCGAATGAACCGTGAGTGgtacagttatctaccccttgggaaattattatttttctttgaaacGAAGGTCTTTCGAGTATTTTAATTAGCCTTGATTATCCTTGGCTTcccgaaatattaaatttccatAATTGTGCAGATCCTATTTCGGTTTACCTtatgaaaaaatttcaattaatgtaaattgaTGTATCGaatttaaaaagcaaaaattattatttttttttattttcaaaaagataTTTAACTGATTCATCTTTATAGTATTTTGATAATAAGGAGACAAAAAAGATCGCAAAATTGGAATTACGACACTATCTAATTAAATCGCAGAATTGTTATCGACGAAATAATtctatatatcgctccttggaaattacaaaggGTCGACTCtctttttttgcgattttgagattctaatgcacttagaaagacaaattaataaattttcaaatcatataagtcattaaatttcgttattagaaaagtttttcaaaattttaatctttttgattacttgcataattttgtttgaagtaaaggggcacaaaatatattcatcgttgaaatttttgtgaaacaggagACTAACTTAAGGAAGTTggtcccttgtcattctaattccagcaaaatttgcacatcatttagaacgacaaggagctaactcattaaaaaacatattatgaaaggtaaaaatataaaagttttgatgtttatattagtgctcatacaagaaaagaaataaattgtttttgtttagtCATTAAATTAAGATACTTATgtacacaaagttgaattttacatgctgtctcctgaaaaatgaccGAAAATTaattggccccttgtaatttccaaggagcgatatattatCCCATTAGGATAatgtattataattttattcagtTGCCCTAGGAgagtgtaatttaaatttttaaatcacgcaatatggatttttccaatggtattgaaatttcatgaaattttcatatcaTAAGTCAGTGAGACAACGGATCTTTAACTGATGTAAAGTTGTAGAAGAAGTAGACAGAAAtttgtatatttgcaatttaAACTTGCATATAAATATGAAAACTTTAATAGCTTCATCTTCTTCTCCATATTATCAcacaatttttattgctgctcataaaaaatgaacaatatAAGAAATTGTTATGCAATTAAATTTTGCTATTAGTAGTTAAGAGTACCGAAATATCATTACAGTATGatgactatttttatttttttgttaaaattgaacAGGTATTTTACTCAAACGCAAACTTAGAACAAAAAGAAGCaataactttaatttatttcttgagTAAAGTACAAATAGACACTAAAAAGTCGCACTTTCGTTTGTCAGGTGGttcatcttgaaaaaaaaagccaaatgTTAAACAAATGACTTAATCACATTGGAATgtacttataaaaattttagagaTTGCAACTGTTGCATTAGGTTTTGTAGAGCATCATTGAGATCATCTGAACCTTTCTCCTCCAAGATTGTGCAATGGGTTTTGTTGGGATGATTGAGGTTGTACCACAAATCATATTGAGCTGTAAAGTTAACATCATGAACTGCCACGAGACGTTCTAAATGGCACATAAGTTTATTTTTAGGACGTTTACTTGTGCCCAATTCACCAAGCTCCTCTCGTGGAATTTTCAACTCTTCTGCCACAAATCCCGTCAGAAAAACATCCTCTAACCAGATAAATGGCATCCTAAGGGCTGTTGTGTAGATCTCCTCAACAATGTCAGATGTAAGAAGATAGATGGGTCCTGTTGCGAAATTAGGGTACATGATGCTCTTGAAAGTATCTTCGGGAAGATACCATTTAGATTTAGTATTTCTATGAGGCTTTGCATTCTTAGCTATTCGACCAAAGATTATTCTAGTATCTTTCTGATGTGTTTCCATGAAATTGAGAAGTAGTCTCATATTTAGAAACATATCATCATCTGTCTTTAGTACGAACTGGATCATAGGGCAGTAGGTCAACGTCCATTCCAGCATAGAAAGAGATTTTAGAGTTAGATTCTTGTAGCTATCGATTGAGTTTGTACGAATTAAATCGCCTTTTGCAAGGCTTTCGCGCTGAAGCTTATACTCAAGAGTTCTGTTATGTGTGGCCCCTACTATGAAACCCAGGGCTACGTCTGATCGATTCCCAATAGTTCCCCAGGTCTCCCTAATACTTTGTCGCTCTTTCCTATGATCAGGAGCTGAGGTGATAAATATAAACACTTGCAGGGTACTTCCCATTTCAGGGCATAGCATAGCGTTTGGGTTACTGAAACCTGGTTCGTAGAAATCCTCCGTGGCAGTACCTTCCACCTTGAATAGGGATGAACTAAGGGATTGCATCCATTCGCTCAAAAAGTTATCACCTGAATCAGGAAGGAAAATTAGGTCTTAATAGAAAACTTAGTTATTTCAGTCACATTTACTCAATAAGTAGTCAATCTTTTGTTGGAGGGATGTTATATCGTCCACGTCAGATGACGTAGTTGGCATAACATATGGTTCAGTAACTTCAACTGTATATGTTTCGGATAATACTTGTAAATTTTCAGTAGTCTTTTGTGGAGCAGAAGCTATTAATTCCTCATCTTTCATCACAGGTATCAAAAACTCTAACAATTTGATGCACAATAGCAAGAAACATGTGCATAAACTGACAATGAGAACAAGTTTAAAAACTCTAATGCTCAATCTTGAACAATATGACCCACAAAATTTCACAGACATTATTTAGATATGCAATTGATCCGTTCGAGATAAATGTTATCAGTGAACTGActgtttttttcaataaactggATAGCAACAAGTTCATTATGCGATATAACTATCGATTATTGAAACAGCTTGAACATATTATTCACTGTCtggaaatttaatataattaagcAATAGGTATGTTGGAAAAAGAAGTCCATATTTCATAGTCATAACATGTAAATATTAGGAAAAGAAACCGTCAATAAACATGTGACATTTGGCTTTCTATTTAGATCAAAATGCCTATAGCGCTTTCAATCTAAACCTCAATAAGCAGAAGGCACAATTGTGTAcagcaaatatttatttaatgcaaTGTGTAACCAGAGTTTGAGAAGATAAGAACAGAGTAATACTCTGGATGAGAGAGattcatttgaatatttcatgaatATCGTCAATTTTCTGAATAGGAACGTCGTGTCGACGTGGTCTTCTGGCACGGGAGGTGCTGGAATTATTGGAGCATTGTCATACGCTGGTTTAACCAATTTAGGATTGGACACTACTCAAACACTCCTAGTAATGCTCATTGTTCCAGCTGCTGAAGCTATAGCCTTTTGGATAATTCTACGGCATAATCACCAAGCAGCAGCAGTTACCAATGGCTGTGACAACCCTGTGACTGTAAGCGATTCAAATAGCAACTTCCAGAATGTTCAAGACAGTAAGCACGACAGTCAGGAAGACGTTGAAAAGACTCAAGTATCACCTTATGACGAGGAAGATACACCACTGATCGGCTTCAAACAGAAGATCAGATACGTTCCCAAAATGTTCAAGTATATGATTCCATTGACCCTCGTCTATCTCTTTGAGTACTTCATTAATCAAGGATTGGTAAGTACTCAGCTGTTGTTTAATAGCTACCCAAAGATTTTCCATTATTTACGAAGCTCAAAGATAAGATATAATGCCAACATAATTGGTTATTActcaatacaatttattttgttttagcTAAACTGAATAATTTACTAACTCTGAAAATCAACAGTTTCTGGAATTGGGACTATTTATTGTCCATATATCTTATgacaaatattaattaaattagtttGATTTGTGAATCgggtttaattttatttcacttaaATATTTCGATTTGAGATTAGGATTTGAGTAGTATAAATTTTAGCCTGGGATAtcgttaatttaaatttcaaaaggcGTAACTCATTTTCTTTCcacatttagaaattttaatcaattaaattggtctaagcaaaattttgaatacatttagcatactcaaatctaaattgaatttattgagcCGAAAATGCGTCCCAGaagaattataaatatttttgaaaatttaaaagttttttgaagaaaagCGGTACAAAAATAACTTACATCTGGTAATTAGAAAACAGGGGCATACAGTACCAagtggaaaaaatgatagagaaaattacttttcaattcttttctttttgcaaatatatTCCCTGTAATCCGGAGATCTTttctattaattaaaaaaattgtaaattttattttacataaaaatattaatttttcaaaagttaatCAGTTAATGCGTCAAAAGtatgttgcctcatttgaataagtaattcaaaatgttcaaaaacATACAACAAACTTAATGTAATTCGGTTATATTTTAAGTTTATGTAATTtaataggcaaatggtgggtttgtacgTTTCAAAATTATCACTGGTATATATATGAATATAAAAGTTATGATAAATagtaagaaaaaatgttttttttgataattctcaATTTAGATTAAAAAGGCAAGTTACAAGAAAGTAAAAGATGGTAAATCGtacagagatactgccggaataAATCTACGAcattaatttccaaattttttgaaaaattgcgaaagactacacataaaatttcaaaatttatggtTAAAAGGTAGGAGTACATTCGGAAAAGCTACTGGCAGATCCAGGGATTCGACTCGGAGGGTTTATAACTGCATTATATGTATCTCTGATAATGATCCCATAATGCCTACCCCAAAAAAATCAGAGTCAGTTGGTTACCGAAGGAacacaaatcgaaaaaaatcctttttatcagtatttgccgtaacttctttagTACACTtgtttttcttgtaattttcagaaatacttcgaattggcttctgaattttttatgaaaatattcttGGATAGTTTGTCTATCGATTTGAACAATAAAAAACATAAACCACTTTTGACTTTGTAATTCGGGTTTCTTATTTGAGAATAATAAAGctaaactgaaaattttgtttcTTAAAAAGTTGTCgaaagaaagttacgacaaatgctgattaaacgccgaaatataagaaaaaattaagatagggtaaaatgaggtaattttgaaccatttacaatataggacacttgagattttctcattgtttcagatgagcaaacaGAAAACAGAGACCGCAACATAGAataaaaagacgattaagaagaaaaggaacggattttttccttttgaatctctaaaacattgagaaagtcaaaaatatcacaaattgtaaatggttccaaattacctcattttaccctacaatattttggttaaaaaatttaattattatcctGAAGCAGGCATAAGTTTTAAAGACCTGGCTTTCTTATTATATCAAGTGTTATGAAAAAGAACCATAAATGGAATAAATGAATGTCTGACGTAATTTTGAATGCATTGAATTGTAATAAATTGCATATATTCAACGTTTTATGCATCCCCTGAATTTGATAGGATGTACCAATGtcataaatattataatatgttgacctaatttatattttcaattaattcttgaTTTTATTGCATGATATTCCAATACACAATTCTCACcaaatcataaaatattcacCATGTTCAAATGTTAATTTGGGCGTGTCATGAGAGCATACAAATTATCTGTCCAATTGTAATCCTTTTGATAAAAGCGAATCGTTCCATTTCAATTGAATACTTAATTGTGACTTCGAAAATCCCAGGTTAAGATTAGATGTGGAATTTATATTGTCTCATAAAACTTGTTAACCATTTGGTCGTCGACTAATTAACTTATCTCAAGAGCGTTGGTAAACAATGGGCCATTCCGCAATTAATTATAGAAATACTCAGCCTAATTATCACACATGTCCTAATCATTTTGGAATATAGAATTTTTAACACATAATCCATTTGTTTTCAGTTCGAGCTGGTTTATTTCCCGGGCATATGGCTGGACCATGCTAATCAATATCGATGGCTCCAAGTTGACTACCAAATCGGTGTCTTCATCTCACGATCATCCGTAAACATAATCTCTTTCAAGAGAGTCTGGATCATGGCAGTACTGCAACTTATCAACGTTGTAATTTTCCTGTTCGAGGTCTTTTACTCATTTAGCCCCAGTATTTGGCTCATCTTTGCTTTCGTCTTCTGGGAGGGTCTCCTAGGTGGCGGAGCTTACGTCAACACCTTCTATCGCATGTCCAAGGAGCTACCACCAAATAGAAAGGCCTTTGCCATAAGCATTACTGCTGTATCGGATTCAGTCGGAATTGCTCTAGCCGGTCTCGTAGCTATTCCGACTCACAATGCCATCTGTAGACTTCCTGGAGGAAGGTGAAAACAGTAAAAAAGATCAAATTATGCGATAAATCGTATAagacatttaaaattaatgtataaaataaacaaatttcatataaattatCTTGACATTCTGTTATAAGTATCACTTATAACTACTCCATATTAAACGTAATTTGAAgtcttaaataaataataaaaataaatacatgaAAAACAGTGTTGAGTTATAagtttgaaaaacttttgtcaTGCATCATGAAATGGCGTGGAACTAACTCAAAAATAAAGTAAAGGTCAAGGACAACGTTGGTTGCAAATTCTAACTACATACATACATAGCTTAAAAAACGTGGTAATGTGAAAAAAGTATATATACTTTATAGCTATGATGGTATTCGTCAAAGAcagtttaaccctctaacagtgttttctttaatatgcgataaaaagttgtaagaaaatgttttctaggataattatgatccaataaagtcgaaaaaaccatccgttcttcattatctcctttagtttaggcgctaggtgagaaaatataaaaatattttgaaactctttttgtttctcaaattcactttttaaataaaatatacaaagtagagtgacatatctttcagtaaaaaataaatttattaaagtcAGACAActttaaatcgatatttttcttgaaattgggaGTGAGTTTtttgcatagggtaagtgtgccaaatttcggcatagttgcatgcaagcgacaaagtctcaagttctaaatgtaatatttttaataaaaattgaaaatttttgttactcttttataaggagtgttacttggaaccttgcagacagtttatcatctttattttctccaaaatcattcttaatacattttaaaatgaataaaaatgtagacatagcattgctgacctatttcggccaccttcattctcatagttccttgcccttcgggaattattccaatatctttttcacgtcatctcgtttgtcgaagctacattttttgttatttttctgcattgtacaatctcaagagaatgcaaaaactaaaatttcatggaaattagaggaacaaaaaatatggccgaaattgtaagctggccggaatttggcacaattaccctaaatattttttgttgctttttctctgacctgtcatacaaaactggggatagtaactaaacgaagagtcaaaatgagttcaaacttccAAAATATGTTTAGTAGGACTATAACCGATGACACTATAGCacctttaaataaataaaaactttgcaatcgcagtaaatgtgatttttgtgaagaccgtcttgagacggtcttacctgatagagggttaataACTTTTTCTTCTAATCCGTCAACTATCCGTCGTTTTGAATCCGTCAACTATTCAACCCAAAGAAAAGTTTATGGTAGTCAGCACAAAAAATCCCGTTTCTTAACTTTATAAAAACTATTCTAAAAAACCTTAAACTCCTCACATTTTTTAACTGAAAATGTTgttttcaaaatcgtaaatttgaCCAATTTAGCCTCATTAGATTTTAACGATAGTTCGAACTATTTTGAGAGAAATTTGTTAAATTCACATTCAATTTAAGGTaagttcacaatttttttttcaactaaaatagaataataaaaatgtgtgcgtgtcaaattttatataatatattattagagatttggaaaataaagatttgaattgaatttccaTCAGGTTAACGAATTCTTAATATACGAGTATCTACTACGAGTGTATAAGCAAGGATAAATAGAGGTAAGTAGGGTAAGTATTATTCTTCCCTGAAACTTTCCATTTATcaattgtaataaattttactgTGAAAAAAATACCACCTATTTTGTGAGGTTCTGTgatgaaatttaagaaaaattccttttggaatatttaagtctaaaatatgtattatttctcatagttttatTATAGTCACTTAaagggtaggggagactggggcaaaaagtcacaaatcgaaaatttcaaaattcaataccttacaagataaataagatagccgCTTAATATTTTTACTACAAATAGCTTCCATGAACCTTCTTCGATATTGTATGTTTCTtcgaatttgaacaaggaatttagaaaataaaaaaatatcaaaatttttagccctatttttaaaatattttctttgaagaatatatcaattattacctacttattattcgaaatttatgcactgatgattatttcctaaatgacttggattctttgaatacgaagccgctatctattttagaattttacaaagattgttctctcaagaaatctttttattaataacGACCacctggggtaaaaagtaacaaaaggtatggagcaaaaagtaagaaaaccgaaacaatttatttaaaaaaactgcgctaattagaaatttctggggcgttcgagtactttgtaaaaaaaaataaaataaaatatccgttttgggactttttgccccagtctcccctataattaAAGTAAAgttctttaatttaattgtaGATCTTCAAAAGTGTTGTAAGAAACAAAATGACATAGCTTTTCAGCTTGAGATAATTCAAATCTCGCAAATTTACCCGgaaattaaattgtttaaatttggtaaaacattaaaaaactttaaatgcgTATGTTGAAAAATCTAAACGTGATCACGTCAAATGAGTTTCGGATTTGAGAACCTTAAAGTTCTATCTAACTTGTTTTTATAACTTTTAACCACGTTGCACAGTGCTTTGGAAATATCAGAAAAATCTTCTTAAATGTAATTTAAGTTTAACGAAAACTTTTgtagataatttttaaaactttacaaCATTTGATACACTTTATGAATTATACTTTTCATAGTACAATAAGTAATTTTATGGCTGCAGTAATGTTGTATAATAAAATCAACCCTTAATCCAATTCACAAATCAATAAAGAACTATTCTCTTCGTATAAGAATTTTATGGTCAATTACAGCCGTTATCCTTTGGTTATAGTCCATGTGATTCTGTCCTTTCTAAACATCACCAGTGAAGCCGTTTACGATGGATTGGTGCACCCCTAAAATTTCTGTTTTAAGTCACACAGAACAACGGACAAAAGGGAAGAAATCAATCTGATATTGGATGTGTTGTAGTATTTGCAAATCAATGACTGAATAGGACAATTTCAAACTCCTTTTTGTCCCTTCCCTTCCATTCCAAATACCATTCGATGGGTCTCAAATTGCACAGTCATTTGCCCCATGGAAGCAAAAGGGAGCTCATTCAATGGCTTCCGGAtcgaattttaaactttgataaatttttacgaGGGGTCAACTTGAGTCATTTGATCCCAATAATATGGGCTCACCAAGGAAAAATAAACTGGCAGTTTGTGTTTAGTCTGGGTGGCTTTTTGGTATGTTTGGCAAATGCTGTCCATTTGGGAGGAAAACCAATCAATTCATATCCTGGGAGAGTGCCTATCAAAATGACAAAATATGGCGAATAGGGACTATTAAAGATTTACTGACACCTCTATTCCGCTGAAACGAATAAATTGTGGATTTTTGTGAGGAAAGTGCCTGCAATTTCGTGTATCATTATGGTGGAGAGAAAGTGAtggaaaatcacttttatggAAGGATTTACTCCCACATCCAGTAAAAGCCATTCCTTCGCGCTCAACCATCACGTTCGTCGCATCTAAAACTATCAGACACTTTTCTTGGAATTTATGTgaattatgtgaaaaatattacacCAAATCCATGTTCGATACTTCTTGCATGGGTTCTGCAAGAATATTGGCATGAGGTGAAAAACTCGTGTTCAGTCACATCTcccgaaaaaaattgatttatgtcTATTTCTGTGGCCTTTGATAGTTTAACTTGGTGCTTGTTGGAAAagtttttctaaaattgttatTTCTGCAAAAGTCATGCGAAAACTTTTCCCTACGGGTTTAGTTTTTATTTAGTTACAGAAGGACTGGAGTTTATTTGATGTTCGCAATATTGAattcactatcaaactttacgTTGTTCAATTGCGAAATCTCATATGACAAGTCAaacgattttttgttgtttttttacaTTTGATTTTACTAgcttatacgatttacgattcCAAACAATTGATATGATTCTGCATAACTGCAATATGATATTTATTGCAGAACTTGTTGCAGAAGAGGTTGtagcttcgcacacactgtaGCTTCGAATACTTTATTGTTTTCGTATATTCGTTTAATCAATCTGACCAATagatggcaatatattttaatagccagtcttaactttgttatcacacttgcgcattaaaattttaatatgattcacattaattgtcgctggtgagattccaaatgtgtaatttgtgtgcttgtatcattttatattcaaaatttgatctatttgttgacaaaaaggtagacttggcccacaaaatttgatataaattaatttatagcattaatgcgattttctttttaattttttaatgtgaaaaatatttatgctttaggtaaatttaaacttatttttgcaggccaagtacacttctttatcaataaacagaaaaatcccaaatattaagtgactcaaagacacaaataacatatttgaacgctcacaagcgacacttaatgtgaatcacattaaaattttaatgtacaagtgtgataacgccgtaagtcaaatattccctgaaaaaatagattaaatataaaatatggaataaggaatatggaaaaaatataaaatattcgaagccagagtaggtgcgaagcctgaaaaccttcccctacattcTACAATTggattcaaaacaaaaaaaaaactatgttaCTTTCTCTCTGTTTTAAAATCCCATGTGAGCAGAAAATTTAGGCCACACCTTCTGTCACGcatataatcataaaaaatcaCAGTTAGATCTCCAAAGCCTAATTCTAAATTTATGTTTAGTATGTTATATGTTGCaagaatcataaaataaatatttctggacTAATCCtgcacactaggagaaattacTCTCCCTTTGAGCGcacatgccttcgaataatgtgaattttcttttatttttcaagacacttacacatttctattaacttATTAGTTGGCTTGTcataaattattgataattatgtgacaattatgtggaaatctcttaggaaatgtaacagaaattcacattattcgaaggcatgagcattcgaagggagagtactttccctaagtttttttttcaattattttttttacgtaggcgtggcctaaaataatCTTTATGGAATTAACTAAAATACTACATGATTCCTATTTAATAGCAAATAGTATAAAAAATTCGCGAAGCAGTATAAATTTCTTGAAAGCTATAAAACTTactattcttatttaattttcattagacATTACAGCCATAAAaaggcataggggaaagtactctcccttcgaacgttcatgccttcagtCATAATGACCAATCAAGAATTATAGA
Proteins encoded in this window:
- the LOC129802587 gene encoding battenin, whose amino-acid sequence is MRKMGSSYDVSKRDSTGESAPLKPRDRQLWRDLVAYWILGLCNNYGYVVMLSAAHDILAKFDENPHDEPNHEFKRECNYISTGAILLADIIPALCIKFSGPFLPFFVHIRVIVCCGLAAAGFLLVGYATVEWVAIVGVVCTSLASGLGELTFLAYSSKYNKNVVSTWSSGTGGAGIIGALSYAGLTNLGLDTTQTLLVMLIVPAAEAIAFWIILRHNHQAAAVTNGCDNPVTVSDSNSNFQNVQDSKHDSQEDVEKTQVSPYDEEDTPLIGFKQKIRYVPKMFKYMIPLTLVYLFEYFINQGLFELVYFPGIWLDHANQYRWLQVDYQIGVFISRSSVNIISFKRVWIMAVLQLINVVIFLFEVFYSFSPSIWLIFAFVFWEGLLGGGAYVNTFYRMSKELPPNRKAFAISITAVSDSVGIALAGLVAIPTHNAICRLPGGR